The nucleotide window atatatatatatatatatatatattttaggctAAATAGTCATGTTTCGCTTTTGTGTTCCGATGAATAATAATCAGTAATCACTTACGTttgcatttgcatttttctattTCCCCTTTGGTGAACCCAGCACGAACAAATGGAGGTTTACGACCTgttgaagcaaaaaaagaacaataaagtttatcaaTCATACAAACAATAAACCAGACCAAATCTATCACAGTGTATGAGTCTGACTGTTAAGATTTCTGCTCTGTCGTCGGTACGTACGCGCGCCGCAGCAACAGCACTGCATCAGAACCAGGAGCAGGACGGTCACAGTCGTGATCGAGGCCATGATGACTTCCCTCCGCTCGCCCTGGATCTCACTGTGCTCCACTGGGCTGCACAAACACTCCTTTATAACTGCAGGATGTGGCCCCTGTGGTCGATCATCCGGATCAGTCTGGACTTGTTTCGTTTTTCAAAATCTCCCAGTTGTGCATGGGCTCATTTGTAGAATCCGATGTGCGCAGAGATTACATTCATTCTCACACAAGCACTCAAGCCGGGCGTGATGGAAACGCTCACCGGTTATAATTAACCttgaaatgtatatttatattatacagaattctgaatattttaagaACTCCACAACAAAGATTCCTTTCAGTGGGTCATCATCGAACCCCTTCAGACGAAGTGGAGGAGAACGTTTTCTGCTGAGGTGTGTTTTGTTCCCCCACTGACAGGCAGGACGTTCCAGCCCTCCCCCGCTGACCCTGAAATGAATGAGAGTGGAATATGGGTGGTAATCTGCAAAAATCCTGGGCTTTTACAGTAAACAACAGTTATCGCTGCTTACAATCaatgtagcttttattttgttgtttctcttttaaatctctttttaaaacatatgctttttcacaataaactgcactataaaattaacaaatatttgttgATTAATGGCATCTGCTTTTAATGCACAGTAGTAAAGTATTCTGTTTTGTACACATGCATTAtgtattaaatgaaaatatcaaaGGGAACAGAAAACTAATGGCGAACCAGAGGCTTCAGAAAGATTCAAACAGCAAACTATCCCATATCGTAGTGTAGGGTAACATTAACTCATGTAAACCAACATAAAGTAAAGCGTTGCAACCGTAACGTCAAGCGGCGTAAagtaaactaaagaaaagtagcaGTAAGCTAACGTGAAGTGTTGCAACTGTAACGTAAAGTAAACTGTAAACTTACATAAAGAACACCAACGTAATGTAAAACCTAAAGTAAACCCCAAAGTAATGTATGACTCCAACTGTAACGTAAACTAACGTAAGTGTTGCAACTGCAACGTAAAGTAAACTCATGTAAACCAACACAAAGTAAAGCAATGCAAcactaaagtaaaaataaagtaatgttAGGGTTGCAACcttaacagaaaataaactattgttAGGCATTGCAACACAATCGTAAAGTAAATCAATGTAAAGTAAGGAAAAGCGTTGAAACTATAACGTAAGGTAAAGTAACGTTAGGATTGcaatcaaaatgtaaagtgttataAAGTAAAGTCATGGAAACAATCGTAAAGTGTTGTAACTGCAATGTAAAGTAAACTAGCGTAAAGcactttttctttgtctcaAAATCCATTGCACCAAAGGGTGAAGAGTCATTGGGATTCAAAGTGTGAGTGTTGTTTTGCTGTCGCCGGCCACAGCTTCAGtgttaaagactttttttgatattttgcaaCATGAAAATGATGtggaaaaatcacatttttttaaaattaagaatcATCTTCTGTAAAGCAGAAGAATAGTTTCATGATAGGAGTTTAGAAAAACCTATTTCTGGCAGAAATGGGAACCATTGTGTGTGCTGATGCCCAGAACTGAAGGTTTTAAGTGGATGAAGGCCACTTAGTGCTAAAAGACCCATAAAGGAGTGGTGTTGTTGAGTTCACATGACCGCGTTTAGATCACTTAAGAGCTGCTCTTAACACCATGAGGAACTTGGTATGAGCTGCTCATCAGTCGGATCCTCACAGAGGCCAATggaagttttttgtttgaatttgtgATTTTGAAAGCATGTTGGTGTCTAACTTCCACAGTTAATCACTGACTAACAGGTTTGCCAGTGAAGTGAAAGGAGTTAGGAATTGGTGACCTCTTAACCTAAATGACTTGTATTTTCCCTCAGTTTGGCAGTGAAGTGATTTTTTCTAGAGAATGTCTTAGTTCCACCagataagaaaaagaaaagaagttagCTCCATGTTTACAGAGCGTAAAACCAGCATCATCTTATCCTCCCATCTCAACAAAAACAaggcaaaaaaagaggaaattttCCATGACTATGTGAAAATCTGTATAATGTTTACACAAACCCAgaagctgttttggaaaattgCACACCAAGAAAACCGCTTACTATCAGGGTTTGCACTCCATTTACAGAGGAAGCAGAGGTTTGTGTGCCCGTGCATGCATCAGtctgataaaacatttacattttaacacgtGATGTTTGTTATTTACAGGATAAACTACACAAGAAACTTATGCTTAAAATGTTTCTACAAACAGATGACATCATCTttggcattttaaaaaaagtagcatTTGCCAGAATTGCGCTAAAATCCGAGACACTAAATAgtccacaaagaaaaaacaaacaaacataccCTACATTTTTCCATATTCTTTATTGTCTGATTCtgaaacaagttttattttgaaaagctagTGGATTCTCCTTAGAACATTTGGCTCATATTTTGTGCATATCAAGTTGCTCTGTCACAATTTGAAAATACGTCCGCCACTTTCTTAAAGCGGCTATGCCGACTGCTAATTGACCCCAAGTAAGCAAAATTGTCTAAGTTAAAACAAACGTagttggaaagtttctttttacagaaaacagccagtgatggaaaagaagaaaccttcgatttcaaagaaaaaagaaagctgaGTTTTCACTCGAGATATTGATTTGTTGTCCTAGTTTTACAAAcatacattaataataatgcGTAATATTTAACTAATGTTAAAAGGTTGCTACCAATAAAGATGTCCAAATGGTGGATTACGcttattgaccttttttttttttttgtctttatttgttgcGACTTAAAAGTCGGACAAGACAGTTagcgtctgatttttttaacctccaATTTTGACATTAATGGATTAAGGGAAAATctaattcacattttaatagttttaaacaaaatctattgtacaagtaaatattttacactatatgaaaataactcaaaaggAAACTTGTagctaaattaacaaaataataataattaaaaaaaatacaaataaaataaataatctgccATTAAACCGGTCTGTAGcctgaaaaaatatgtatttttatgacgggtttttattgaattttgatcttttttttttgttaaagcatAAACGTTATATTTAAACAATTTCTAAAtgctaaaatgtatttgaaacaCTTTTAGCTCCTGTAGTACGGAAAAATATAATTGTTAAATAATGGTTGTGGTTTCGGTAATGACTGTCTTCCCCTTTTTTTGACTATAGATGAGTCAACTAACAACCAACATTACAGAAAATCACACAATGAGTAAGTTGTTTTCCCTCCTGTTTTAAGCTAACTATTAAACGCACGTGACCTCTTCTGCTAAGCGACAGTAACATTAGCCCGTCTGTGATTGGCTAGCTCCCCTGTCACTCTTCCGGTAGGAGGAGGGGCGAGTCCCCTCTAAACATCCCCTGGTTCATCCGTCGTGTCATCCCTGTCACTTTAGAGCCGCCACGCAGTGACGTGAACTTCCTCGCGCGACACACCGGGAAATCCCCAAGAgccgaaagaaaaaaaaagaagaagtagaaGAGCGGAGGTCCCTTTAAATCGGAACTTCCTCGGTGTGCCGGGAGAGAAAGACAGCGAGTCCTGATAAACAACAACACGGTGCGGAGACGccgctttctttctttcattgttttttttttctcccttcgGCCTCGTAAAACAAAAGGTGAGCGCGTGCGAATCAACATTCAtcggttgttttatttttaaagctttgaaaacGCGGCGTTTTACCGAGTGGCGGCATGTAACGTATATACGCCGTTCGTGTTTACAGCCGAACGCGTCATTTGTTTGTGTCGTAAAAGCGACTTGGACTTCAATAGAAAAGTCTAGTAGTTTTTAACTCTTATTCACTTGGCAGACCCCGTGGACTCCCCCTCCCCACCGACGTTCCCCACCATTTCACTCGGTTTCCATACATTCAAGTTGCGGAAGTGAGAAGACCCCCACGaacacaagggaccaaaatcgcGGCCTTTGGCGACACCTAGCGGTCATCTGAGAGAACGACATGtacggagcctcaggaatcccCGAGCTCATTCCGCCTAGAGGGCCCCCCCGACAGCCCGGTGCGGCGGGGCAGTTCAACCCCGGACACCCACAGGTGAACGGCCACGAAGGGGGCGCTAACCCCCAGAGGCTGGGGCAGAGGGCGCCCAAGCTGGGGCAGATCGGCCGGTCCAAGAAAGGTAAGCATCAAACTGGATCCACAAAACGATCAGTTTTCTgtttccaatcatcttttgatcaactGTAAAACCATTCCCAGTTGTCTGTATATTataattatacagtttttagccaaaatattttaaaaaattgttgttttctatgacatattTACTGAAGAGCGATAgggtatggagagaaaatacttttattcCCATTTGTAACttatacaaaacattttgtgcattagtacaaaaatgatgaaataaaaaaaatactacaatagTTTAAAACTAACCATACCAACAAATTGCTtgttacaaacacacaaaaccgcatttacgcacaaatctgatgacTTTGTCctgtatttaatatttataaagattgcaaATCAGCAATCTTGGACATCACAAATATTTGTACACAAATTTTTGAGAAATTATCATGAAAATCCCAGTTTTCACACTTACTACAACCCTAGCATTGATGTtcattgatttactgtaactcttaAAGTATTTATCCAATTGGCGTAATTGtgctttatttaatatttataaaggtCGCAAATCTGCAATCTTGTACGTTACAAATGTTTGTACTAAAATTGTGAGTTAGCGTAACTCTTATTATTCTAATTATCAGACTTCCAACGGATTTGAATTTTAGTTATTACTTTTAAAGATCGCAAATCACCGATTTTGATCGTCACAAATATTCTTTTGGGAAACGATCACGAATATCCAAGTATTCATACTCACTACAACCCTAGTGTAATGctctttaaaatactgtaactcTTGAATTATTTATGCAGTGttgatatgcaacattttacaatgGTGAAGAGTTTGcaaaatcaacataattctgACGCGTAGAAAAGTGGATTTGCGTCTTGTTGGCACAAATCCACTTTTCTCCGCGTCAGAATTGGTTTAAATCGATTGCTTAAACATTTGAAGAGCTATTATAGTTTGTAGAGTCTGTTAGTTTGTCACCGATGAcggctcaggtgttaaagggttaaagttggGCCTCACTCCTCTGTCTCGTCCTCCTCAGTGGACCTGGACGATGAAGACCTGGACGACATCATGAACAACAACGGCCAGATCGCGGTATCGCTGTCCCCCATCTCTTAGACTCCAGCAGGAAGTGCGACAGGAACCGGACGTCTGTCAGCGCTCTCGACCTCGCTCCTTTCAAGAGTCCCTGCAGAAGCTCACAAGCGACCCGCCAACGCCTGACTGTACATAAAGTTGATTTCCCTTCACCTCCACTCGGACTGTGAACGAGTTCTGCATCGCTCTTTACCTCAGTAGACTGTCGGGACCGGGCGATGTTTCTACAGCGCAAAGATCTCAAGGGCTACTTAGCTGGAGCTGCACTCGTCAATCGGACAGAGCTGTTGGGCCATCTGCTTTAGCGGCCGCACTTGTATGTGAGGGAGTTCTGCAATGATCCTGCTGGTGGGTTCACAGGAAAAACTACTGCTCATTATTTATTGTTACAAACGgactttgtgtattttttgttacttgATTCTGAGCGCATGCTGCATGCTGCTTTGGTCCAGTCGGTCAGTGCAGGACAACACTATGCATGAAGAATCAAAAGCTGGTGTCTCGCTCTTAAAGggctatttttttgttgttggtggACTCTGCAGACGCCCTCATTTTTTGGTTTCACAGTTGATCCTACAaccggattaaaaaaaaaaactctccaaTGCCAAATGAAGGTTGATGCTTTATAATTTATACAGATTGTGGCACgaattttggtatttatttctaaagcacTAAAGTACTTTGGTCTCAAAGCATCGCAATTGGACGGTTTCTCGGGTATTGAAGGACCGTTTGGGTGTTGTGACGATGAGGGATGCAAGACAATCTGACACCGCCGAAGTTGCGCTTTGAAGATGGCGGTAATGCCGATGTTGCATCGTAATCCGTACTACGTTTCGTCTCTTTCTCACTGGATCGGCTGTGTGACTCGTGGTTGCCTTTCTGCATGGAACTGGTGCCGTTTTCAACGTGGAAATAAAACCTTTGGATCTTGCTGAAGTCTTTGTGTCTTTGTCGTAAACTTTAGAACTTTGTCGTGCTCAAAACGTTCAGTCGCTATTTTTAGAGCTAGGCTACATCTTAGGCTGGGTGTGGCGACACGAGTGACGGACTTTAGCTCCAGTCAAAAGTGGTAAACGTTAACATGTTCACTTGTTGGTTTATCAGTGAAAACTCATCTGTATTCAACTGTCTGCTGCAACGTGAGGCTCAACTTGACTTATACTACAATTTAGAGTTCTACTAAATGTTGGTTTCAGCAGGAAGTAACCTGAAAATGAATAGAAAGCAAAATAATGTCCTTTCTTTTGTGAGTACACAAGCATCTAACACtgttttcatacatttatttgtcttcattttagATTTAGACCAGATTTTGCCTTAAAAGTTGTCTCACTTAAGCTCAATTATGATGGGacaagtttatatttttgtgtatcGGTGTGGAGTTTAACTCTTTTCTAATAAACccagaattatgttaaatacaaaaaagcaaaaatagatgaaaagaagattttttttttaatttaggatttcttcaGACATTCATTTAGTCTGATAGTTCAACTAGTGAGATCACCAGAAAAAAGTCTGATCATCAAATAAAATCTACAATTGttgttaaaactaaatgtttgtcTTAATAATTCCAAACTGTCAAATTATTCCCTCAATTTTATATTCTTTTCAGTATTCTCTATTAACGTAAAATCATTCGAAAGTGACCAAATGTActacttctttattttattataaatatagaaaatatttattttaaggtttcATGGCTTCTGCAGTTCTCAGATTGGCCACCGGGTGTCACTAAATTGTTCTgctcaaaaacagcttttttttctttctgctgctccTTGGATGCAGAAGTTCAAAAGTTCATCAACATTGTGAAGTTATTTGCTAATCAATGTTTTTAGTTGGTCCTGCTCAAATAATTTGTtgtaattaatctaatttttataTCAATAAGAGTTATTGTGTTTAATATCGCAGAGGAAACATTCTCCAGTCCTTCCTCCAACCCTTATATTAATAATgtgataataaaaataacaattaggAGAACTTTGGTAAAACTTCAGCTTTATATACTAAAATTAAAGTCATTATGAGTTCTagtattaaaaaagttttaaacataatttgcTAGAACAGAAGCTGAcagatacatttatatttaagttaATATAAAgttagtttataaaataaaacggGGAAAGCAAAGGGACAATCCTATGACTTCTTGATTGAAGCAAGTTCAAAACTCATTGGAGTTGGGTCAGTTCACCAAGCCACCTCTAGGGGGCATGACAAACattattctgattttaaaagGTGTGACTTTATACCAGAAACAGTGACACTTAAGCTTTTATATTCAAATATTAAAGTGAgctggtaaaaaaaatctacaggaaCCTTTATGTGCAGTTGttcattgtaaaatgtaaaaaaaaaaaaaaaaaaacaagcaacaaCTAGCCAAGTGTTTCATTAAAACATCATGGCTTCTGCAATTCTGAGATTGGCCACCAGGTGTCACCAATTCGTTCTAAATCATCAAACTGCTCCTAAGATGAAAATCCAGTAAAGGTTCATCTATATTGTGTATGCTTTGCTTTTTCTCacctttaatttaaattatttgcatttctgcaaacttttatattttacttttagattaatttgtatttgaccctagaattttacaatttatttttaaattgatattaTTGCTGAAGTGTTAGCTTGTTGGATCCGCCCATTTCCCAAAAGATTTATTGACATTATGAAAACACGATGGTAAAAAGGGTCAATTTTTtacatgtactttttttttctagtacgTCATAGCTTTTGACTCAAGGTAGCAGCCCgccaaaggtcagaggtcatgccTGCATGAGATTTCCCATAGTCAGTCCATCTCTTATGAATGTCTATGGTGAAAACCAACAGTTAACATTGTGTCAgtaccatttttatttttcatgttctgtttcACAGGTTAAAAATACACTTCCTATGGATCCACTTTCTGACAAACACTTGCAAATGTCTCAGCTCAACAGCAGTACGACTCTAAAATCCCCTAAAAGCTTCTGCAGATGTGGAGCGAAAACCTCGACAAAATAAATAGAGGTCGCTTCATGTGAGTGATGGTGACCAAATATTTCCTGTGTGAGCAGCGATTGTAGCAGCCTGGTGTGAAGACATGCTGTGAAAGCTCACACTCTGGTTTTCTATTTCAGTCCCAACACTTTGAATTGTCGCTCCGAGCTGCAGCAGACTAAAATTGATTATCTTCAATTACATGGTAAATGCTAATAAACGTGGCTCTCTTGCATGGGCTCGCCACTGTTGGCTTCCATCCACTGTTCCGCCTATAAACCAACGAGCCCCGAGTCTATGAAGTCATGAGATCTAATTATAATGTATTTGTGAGGGTCACTTGTTGAATGTTTGGACGGCAGACATCTTTCATGGAATGTGCAGAAGatctgctgggaaaaaaaagggaagtcCAGTTTTGGGGGTTTCCTCTTGGCAAATCTTCCCTCAAGTCTTCCCTCAAGGAACTCCTTCTTCTTCAGCATCTTTTCAAGTCCCGAGTAGTAGGGGGGCGAAGTCACACGTACTCCTTGGTGCTGGCTGCAGCCCCGGAGCGAGTACTGCCTATAGGTGGGTACTTGGATACCTGCTTCTTCGTAGGACAGGATGCCGCCAACATAGCCCCGCCCAGAACGTCCAGGAGGGAGCCGCCCCACGCGATGAAAATAGCAGCTCCAAACTCAAATCTgaatagaaaaggaaaaaaagtacaaaaaaacgTCTTTATAGTATGTaacttttgattaaaacatgtttatctgtttgtttgggTCTTTTGGAAACCTATTTTTAGCATGTTTGATTTGGTTGCATCTAGAAGtatttagtcacatgcacctgtacggGGTGGACTCATATGTCCGGGTCTATGGACGATAGTAAAGACAAGTGATCGGTTCTTAATGGGAGCCCAGGTGTCTCGGGCCTCTACAGGCTCCTACAGCCACCTCAAGAAACGATGTTGAAAATGGAATGATTGCCATTTTTTAGGTAAGTGTAGGGTAATTGTTGACGTACTGCTAACATTATGCCACATTCATAGTCATTAGGAAGGTGCGAGTTCTGGTCGTGTATGAGTGTACATGTGATACTCAAGTGCCTGTAGGACGTCTCCAAGTAGGACGCTCTGATTGTCTAGTTTCCTGATTTCTAAcagtccaacacattctcactaccaactcgtcacatattgatgtttggttaaagaccccctccatgttaaaaatggacgttttgggtgtctccaactcgaTGTTTTTTGACGTATTGGCTGTTCCCTTTGAATCATGGGTCCCAAATGTCCGGGCCACGAACTGGAACCAGTCTAGTATCGGTACATTAACCGAGTACCGGTGTGCGCCTAGTACCGCGTCTGGTTCTGCTTCCGGTACcgggttagagtaccagtactgggtttgggtacagGTACTGGACAAGTCTCAAGGAGCAGTCCATGTTGCATCCGGTACTGCGTCCAGAGGGTGAGGGACCCTTGATTCTACGAACAGCCAGtaggtcaaaaaatgacgaattggggacacccaaaaggtcaatttttagatgcagaagggtccttaacccttgtgctctcttatagggtccagatgaccccacccagACACTGATGTTTGACCCCTCCCATGAataaagtggacaggattttatgtctgccacggacaccagtggggtccagataaccccacttctaatgtaaacatgcccaggATACTACAAGATACAACATAACCAAACCtcgaatcaacttttttggctctttacttctataaatggagctttaaaagtgatCACTATTGGTACTCGACACGTTTATgaattcatttttgtctttttcctattttgttACTATATAGGATAGTGATCCTTATAGGAGACTCtaagcttgtaaaaaaaaacctttcattcACAGAAATTGACTTTTGGACTTTCATCAGAATTCGAGGAATACATGGAgaataaatatgaaaagaaaaacactgagtAAGCAcgtttttctccattttctctctgctctcctTCAATTCTTTCATAATAGCTGCTTTCACTCATTGACTCATTCATAACCTCAGAATCTTTAGAAGTAGACGTGCACGACTGTAACTGGGGACAGCTTGTTGctctgaataaaaatatatctttacaTTTGTTCAGTTAAATGTTAGCTAGCATTACTAAAAGAGCTCATAAACACATTCGAAGAACAATTGTATtctctctttttaatttaattcttgaTACATTGTAGACAAAGAGTGCGTATAGACTTGAGGTCTGGGACTGGTGTACAATGTtgatttgttaatttatttccaGGAAATTGCTTCCAggtctacaaaataaaagctctttttACAAACGTTTTTGTATTGGGAATGCAGAAACACCAACTCCTTATTATTGTATCTCCGCAAGTTAATAAAAGTACCTTAATGACAATTTATGATAATACATTTGC belongs to Oryzias melastigma strain HK-1 linkage group LG18, ASM292280v2, whole genome shotgun sequence and includes:
- the si:dkey-112a7.4 gene encoding uncharacterized protein si:dkey-112a7.4; its protein translation is MYGASGIPELIPPRGPPRQPGAAGQFNPGHPQVNGHEGGANPQRLGQRAPKLGQIGRSKKVDLDDEDLDDIMNNNGQIAVSLSPIS